DNA from Gracilinanus agilis isolate LMUSP501 chromosome 3, AgileGrace, whole genome shotgun sequence:
gcagaagagtggtaagggtaggcaatgggggtcaagtgacttgcccagggtcacccagctgggaagtgtctgagtccagatttgaacctaggacctcccatctctaggcctggctctcaatccactgagctacccagctgccccctatgaccAACCATTTTTGCAAAAGAATCAATACTCCTCAGTAAACAACTTTTTGAGGgacctggaaactgaagggtttatTCCTGATTACAGTACAATGTAGCCTTCTCAAAGCTGGAAGAACACCAAAAAAGcctagttttttatttgtttcttttcttttttttttttttaaagaagctaaTAACCTTTATTTTGATGGGGAAAAAACATACTAGTTAAAGGTAAGCTAATACAAAGACTGGAGTATTAAAGATTGGGAAAAGATCATTTTTATGGTTAAAACTCATTTTTTCAACCAAGGCCATACTATACAGAAGGCCAAATGACTTTCTATAAGTTCATATGAACTTATATGATCTGAGATCTTCATCAGACTGTAAAACATCCAccaaaaaatgttggagggaatttttcatttttaatgggtTTAGAATTCTTTTCCCTATTATTGAGGGAATAATGAATTCTGATAAATATGATATGTTAGAAAGCAGGATTATTTCCTTACTACAAAGATTCCCAAATGAAGATGGAATATTTCAACATGTCATAGCACCATGCCAAACACCATGTAAAGTTAAGAAATTTATCTGAGAGATGGAGTTAAATATACCTCAATAGCCAGAAAATTAACTGATTTAAATCTCATTGAAAACCAACGGGCTATAATTAAGACTAGAGTTGGGAAAATAGTCTATTTGTCAAAAGTGCACAATAGCCAATGTAGCAAAAGTGTGAATTCatgatgaagaattaaagaatatagatcaaggggcagctaggtgctcagtagaaagagaactaagcctagagacaagaggtcttgggtccaaatttggcctcagactcttcccagctgtgtgaccctgggcaaggcacttaaccaccattgcctagccttcatcactcttctgccttggaaccaatatacaatattgattctaacataagagtttataaaaaataaaaaagaatataggtCCAAATCTTAACTCAGTTCCAAATCATGTAAAATAAGTGACTGCACAAAAGGGCATATTACATGGTTAACAagttttaattataaatataattataaaaagtttattgtataaatcaatatatttaattttactttggctCAATTGCTTCACATACTTGCCCCAAAACAATAAATGGAACTTATAGAAGGGAAGATCTTTGTTCTGGATAGTTAAAAACTTCTCCAAAATTAGCCTAATGGGAGGTCTCTGAAGGTATTGAGTTATCTCTTATCTCAAGACATCTTTAAGAAGAGGTTCAATGATTACTTATCAATTTTGCTTTAGAAAggaatttccaaaatatataggtTGAATTAGATTACTTTTTAACTTCAAGATTATATTCTGTTCTAATTCAAACCTAAGAAACTATTACTTAAGTAGCATTGTTAAAGAAAAGACAACACAGGATATGTTTCATGAAAAATGACCTTAAATTTCACAGGGgacatcacatttttaaaatataacttccAACTTTTTATTAACAAATAACAttttggaaaaattagattttaaaataatattttgggtAGACTTGAGCAACATATTTAGTTGTGGGTACCTTCAAAGGAACCTAGTCATGCTTATTAGTGTTCATGATTGCCAGTAAGAAGTTAAAGACATTCAGGGGGAAAAGGGATGAGAAAACAAAAGGGAATGtcaggaaaataaaagaggaaataagagaaaggaaacagTAGAGGGGGGAGTTAATATCCTTCACTAATGTCTATTTCATTCCTCTTAGTGGCtttctcaaatttcttttctccttaagtCTTCATTACCTTTTCCACCATACCATCCTCTCAGGAgattcttattctcctcttattctaCCATTCTGTGCCTCAAAATCCAAAGATATCTTCATCCATCCTCTTCTCTGAAGAAAAGATGACACTCTCCTTCCAAATCCAAACTTTCTAATCACACCCCCAGTTCTATCGCCTTCCCTCTTTTCTTAGAGCTCGCCCTATcaatcattctttttctctctcctcagttTCGTTTGGTCAATTTATCGGcatgtctctccctcccccttctgtcTCCCCTCttgtcttcaatctctccctatctgCAGAATCTATTACCACTATAAACTCTATTCCGGTCTACCctatactttaaagaaaaatttttttcgattttatttattatctgttccaagttctctttctccccttctccttccactCCCTTTCCCTTGCCCATTAAAAGGGTAAGAAAAACAAAGCTTATTACAAAGATGTATagtcatacaaaacaaattccctcattagCCATAtataaagggagggagggagaaaggaagagagaaggtagatggggggagaaagaggaaagagagagggagagagaagttaagagggaaggtaaagaagtagggaggaaagaagaaaaagaaaacatgcttTAATCTACACTGAGTCTATTACTTCTCTGGAAATTACTCCATACTTTCAAACTCTCAAGGTGATGACCTTGAATCATCTCAAGCTTTTGTTCTATATCCTTCCTCCCTTTTACTGCCAGACTCCTAGAAAGAATTCTCCACATTCACTGACTCTACTTCCTCACCacaatccattcattttttcaACCCTAGGCAGTCTGGATTTCAACACCACCAGTCAACTAAGAAAATTCTCCttccaaagttaccaaagatCTTTATATTCTGCTTAggtcaaattttaaaatagatttgaattgacatcttttgtttttacatcatctacATTTCTCCTTGTagtctttcccctcccctttctagAGAGCCATCCTTTAtggcaaaatttttttttttaatgaatgagaaaaaaattcagtaacATCAATCatcaaatagaaggaaatgtgacATTACATGCAATGTTCCACACTCATGATCCTGATATCTGCAAAGGAGTGGTGGAagatatcttctcatatctccttTGGTGAAAAATGTGTTCTTTATCATTTCAcaacattcattttcaattgttttgtggtggttgttctttccatttacattgttgtagtcattgttttcctggtcctgcttacctcacttttcttctctctagtcatcatgtttctcatttcttatagaagagtaataacattacattacattagCCATTCATTCTTCAGGCAACAggcattttacttttttccccccaattttttaCCAACACAAaactgctgctataaatattttggtttacatggaaactttctttttgtcaatggcatggacatttttgtcattttattttgatCAAAGTAAAATCTTTTGCTTGACTTTTAAAGACTTTCATTATCCCTCCTAACTGAAGGTTCTATGATTCTAATATAAACAAATGACATTCTGTTCTAATACAGCAAGTATATCATATTAATGTGAATGTTTTTTCGCTAATACACGTATCAGATTggaattttcatttataaaaaggtaGTAcctaaataaattaaagaaactaaaagcttctttcctctccccttcacTTGTTGATTCCTATTTACAGATCCTTCAGTCTATCAGCTACTGGCTTCCTCCTAGTTTTGGGATTACCTTTTCTGCCCCCAAAAGACACTGGGTAGTCATCTCCAAGATTCCCAGGTGGTCTCTCAAGTAACTTGCTTTTCAAAAATTCTAAGCCAGAGGAAAAATTACAATATTCCTTCCAGGTGATGAGAGATTGAGTGGGGGAGATATATTCataaatgaaggtgatataaaaagaaaagttttttttaattccctctaTAAACATAAGTTGAACCTGAGTACCAACCAACAGTCACCTTGCCAAGCAAATCCAGACCATAACTGCATTAAGAGCCTCTGGATACCTCATATTAGGCTATACTCTCAATTGATCCTTTCTGTGCTACATTAGTACAACTACCATCCATATACCCATTCTGATTTCAAGAAAAGAATGTTTACTTTTAATAAGACTTGGTAAAATTGACATATTGTCAGGCCAAGTCAGATGGCCATCACACACAAGAGGTAGAGACATCTCCTCTACCTCTAGAAACTAGAGAGAAGAGTGATGATTTATTTTTCAAGGCCAAGGATTATGGAAATTAATTATCCCAGGTTGGAATCAAATtggagaatgaagagaaaaaatcatCTCAGACCCAAccggaaagggaaaagaagagcaCTCACCTTACTTTGAATCCAGGAGATTTTGCCACAGTAGTATAGCAGAGTTCCTTATactcagaaatttttttcttggcCCATCCaaccatacatacatatatatatatctcagaaAGAGATTGGGTATCCAGGAAATGTGTTGTTTTTATCCGAGGACATAAGCCCCTAACCTGGGAGGACTGTCTATGAGGAAGATTCTCCATCTATAACTGtttctataaaataaacaaaccacACCCTGTCTGTCTGTTGCTGATAAAGCAATAGGGGCAAAGTAAAGAAGACACTCCCCTCCATAACAGAAGAACCACAGAATAACTCTAAGGGAGGGGACTTCACTCTTTGACTCAAATATTCCTATATTTTCAAATGTTAATTATACATTCATTCTTCATTATATCTCTGACCATATCATCCTCTCATTTATTAAAGTATCACTGCATGCTTCAACTCCATTTTAGTCCTTTTGAGAGAAGAGAAGCATATCAGACATTATTCCTGCCCTTGAAAAGTTTGCAGTGTAATTGGATGGACCAGCCATACACACAGAGGACAAAACACTCCATGTACTGACTCCAGGAATTTTCACAGGATGTCCCCTTTGTttggaattctttctttcctcatcagTGCCTCCTGGTATTCTTGGCATTCTTCAAGTCCCacctaaaatcccactttctgcaaaaagcctttcccagtccatctatatatcttgtttgtacatgattgcttgcatgctgtctccctcattagactgtgacttccttgagggcaaggactttctctcacttttctctgtatccccaaaacttagcacagtgcctggcacatagtagatgcctaagaaatgcttgttgacctgaTTTAAATAGAAGACAGTTACAAGCAacacatgaaaaatgaaaaaaactgtgCTGAAGGTGTTGCTCAGATCTATCTTCCTTGGATTCTATCAGCATGGAGAGGCATAGGCTGGAAATAGCAGCCATTGCAGGCAAAATTTCATGGAGTATTGTATACTGATAGGTTCATAGGGTCATAGGATTTGGTAATGAAAACTCATCAAATCCAAACcccttaatttacagatgaagattcTGAGAAGTCAAAatacttgtctaaagtcacagaAGTAGTAGATAACTATGATGGGATTGAAATCCAGATCATCTGACTCCATATCCCATACTTTATTCACTATATCATATCAATACTCTTTCTGCTCTTCagtcaatcaattagcatttataaagtgcctactgtgtgccaggcatataaggaaaggcaaaagacaagtccctgccctccaggagctcatagtctaaagGTGAATACAAACATTTTGAATATAAGgcctgcttttgtttttgttttgtaatcCCAGCACCTGCCACAAAGTGTCACTGAGTAGGTCTCTAATCAGTGCtgattgaattgaactgaatttagaAACTTAATTTTATCTGTGTGCACAGGTATGATTTCCCTACACTGCCCTTTTACTTTTCCAGTTTGTTCTGTGCCAGGCTGAATTTATTTGTTGTTGAGCTGTTCTGCTTTGTTTGAATGCCCAGTCTAGTTCCTTGATATGCATCTCTAAGCTTCCTGTAGAACATTATTCCCTTTCaaattttctctaaaattttcaaagtttgcttcacttttcagttctaaagtgaatttttctttcttgccaAACAGTTTGCATGGAACTGTACCGAGATCACTATTCCAGAATGCTGACTTAGAAATATTCCTGCCTAACTACAAAAGCTCTGATTCTCAGGCCAAATCAAGAAAGCAGGCATTTTTTTCCTAACCAAAAAATTtactttatctttgtatttcatcCTAGCTCAGTGTGTGGTACAGAATACAATATATCCTTCATAAATACTTGAATCTAATGAGGCATTCTATCTATAGTCTGTATTTGGATTGGGTCTCTATGTAGCTAAATTTTGTAGCTTCcccaaatttatttaaaatcaagAGAGAGCTATTCCAATAGCTTTATAGGGTATTTGGTTAATAGTATGAGTCCTATGTTAACTCTGTAATATGTTAAAACCACATTATACTGTACAATGGAAATAAGTCAACAAGCTTTTTTTTTGGCTAAGGACTGGGGTATGAAGATAAGTAAAAACAGTCTGTGCTCTAGTTAAATGGAAGAAACAATGTGCAAATAACCATATATAGACAGAACAAATTGGTgaaaatctcagagggaaggcactaggatgcaaatcaaggaaggcttcttatagaagttgggattttagctgggacttaaaggaatccaggaaagccaagaggtgaagatgaagagggagaaaacattaAGCATGGTGGTCAAGTCAATGGAAACAATAAGGGTTGCTGATGCTGGTGTTATccattttctacctctttcaACTCCCTCCTCTTCCATGAAGATACtgatctttccctttctctgccGAATGACTTCCCAAGAGATTTTGTTCATGGTATGGAAGTAtcactccatttttaaaattgatgCTATGATAACTGAATTCAAGATCTGGTGGTCCCTACTAACTTGATAAAGTTTCAAGTTCAGCTTGACTCTGGGCTTGTCTAACAAAGAACAGGCTAGCTAACTTGAGCTAGGCTCATCTTCCGGTGGTTGCCCAATCAGGGGattgtgttgtatttttttcctcatcatgACATTTAATTAAACTATTTGCAGAGGTATATGACTGTGGTCTTTCTTGTTGTACTGAAGTACTCAAATCtatgaaatcacattttaaaaaattattaatgttcTCTAGTGGCTTctttacaaagtttttttttccatttgttcccACTGGCCCTCtttagaaaatgaggataatctaGGTATCTGGCAAATGGAAATACAGAGACAGAAGAAGGATAGGGGGGATTTTTTTGAGCCTGTCCATAGGGGAAAAGGCTCATCATCAAAAGCTGAAGGCTAAATAGCACATagatggcaccatggatagagcaccaggcctggaattggaaggacctgggttcaaatttgacctcagaaagttcctagactctaggcaagtcatttaacccgactgcctagcccttgcccttctgttttagaattgttattaGGACAGAATGTaagaggtgttttgttttgttttgttttgaaagctGGAGGTAGATTTTTAGTGAGAGTCCAATGAAGTCTAAGGTCTATGTTGGTAAGCAACAGGACAAGAAAGAGGGGTAGGACAAATTTGGACTTATGTGGACACCAGAGAGTAACTTTTTCAAGGAAGTCAAAGCCTGGCAATGCGTTAATACAAAGCAGTATCTCAAGAGTATTGTAGTTCTCATCTTGGAGAATGGGAGtaggagggaaggtaggaaaaagCAGCTTTGGATTGGGGTGTGCTATGTGGAATAGCAGCAAGGAGGAAATAGCTGATTTGAAGGTTTGGGCAAAGGTTGTTTGGTGAGCAGGATGGGGAGAAAACTGAAAACCACAGGGCTGACAGAAGCAACTGGAGACAATAAGCATTTagcctagagaaattaaaatatcttcttGTGTCTGAAGGGGACTGTTCTGTGTCTGTTCTGCTGGTTCAGTAGTAATGTCCTCAATCAGGTGAGGgacattttttgtatttctaggcTATGGCACATATAAGGTGTTTTCGTTGAATTGCTTGGGCCCAGAAGGTAGCAAAGGAAGCAAAAGGTAATAGTTCAGAAAGGCAGATTTGGGCCCCATTTAAGgaaaattttcataataattaaGAGTTTTCCAAACGTGGAATGAGTTTCATTGATAGaatttagggctagaagggatcCCCAAATCCAACGACcgcccctcccccctctcccattttacagataaagagtgAGGCCTACTGACATGCTCAGGGCTGCATTGCTAGTGTTTGTGTCAGAATTcaaaattcaggtcttctagatTCTCAGTCACTGAAGGGCTTCAGGCAAAGGCTGTATAACAGCTTTTCAGACAGTTAGAAAGGACCCCTGGGAAGGCATGGCCTGGACTGGTTGACCAGAGGGGTTTCCTCCAATGTCTCCTCCTCTAGCTAGCCCTCTGGCACTGCTCCTACTCCCGTTGTTTCCTCGGAGGCAGAAAAGACCCTGCCTCATCGTAGCTCCGCGCTCCCCACCTCAGCAGCGTAGTGCGCACGCTTTTCTCCCTGCACGCGCGCGCGTGAGAGAGAGCACGCGTtccccagcccctccccccagcccaCTCGGGCCCGGAGCGTGCTAgactctttcccctcccccacgccCCTAGTTCGTTCCTTTCTTCTCCCGGCAAGGGGAAGCAATCGAATTCCGAATTCGCCATCGTTTCAAGGGCTCCGCCCCTCTCCTCGCCATTTTGCCTAGGGTGGGAGGTAGGAGCTGCCCCAGGGATTGCCCGGGCCCGGGAGGGTGGAGAGAGCTTGTGACCCAGAAGATGGAAGGGTGGAGAAGGGAGGCTCTTGCTGCTGGGTGGGTGGGTTGGTGGAGGTTGCTTTCCCATCGCAGTATCAGGTCCTATCCGAAACCTGGCCAGACACGGACAAAGAGCTCGAGGACCGTAGTCCCTAGTCCTGTCTGGGGAGGCAGCGCCGGAAGCTGAGGAGGATGGGGAGGATACCTGCGGGTGGGGGAGGGAGTGGTGGGGAGAACGGCTACggctggaggaagggaaagaggggagggagggattgGTGGAAAAAACAGCTCCTCTCGGGGAGGGAGGAGTAGAGAGAATAGCCGCCGAGGGAGGGAGGATCTGGGTGTAGGCCCGCGGTAGGTGGGGGTAGGATTGGGAGAACAGCCTCCCACGGGGGGAGGAGCGAATGGAGAGAACAGCCGCCCGTGGCGGGGAGAGGTGAATGGAGAGAACAGCTATACGTGGCGGGGGAGGAGTGAATGGAGAGAACAGCTGCCCGCGGGGGGAGTGGAGAACTGTTTCTCGCTTGGGGAGGGTGCGGTGTGGTGGGAGAACAgctggaagggaggggaggggcacGAGCTTGAAGAGGAGGGCGTGGGATGACTTGGGTGGAGCAGAAGTGGACTTGGCAGGGGTGGGGGGCTGGAAGTTGAAGACCCTTGTCTCGAGGTTTGTGTGGGGGAATGGGAGTGAAATCTGGGAGAATCGTTCCTGTGCTGGAGAAGGGGAAATATGATAGGGGGACCGAGGAGCAGATGCTGGGAAGGGCTGAGCCGCTAACGAATTGGACAATGCCGGGGACCTGACATTTATCTTTGAGCCCTGAACCGAGTCAATTTCCCCATGTCAAATATGGGGCTTTAGACCAGATGGTATCCCTAACATCCTTTCTAGTTCTCAGTCTCTGGTTTCTAGAGAATTTCCCTATGTGTTTGTGGGAGTGGGGATGGGCTTCTGCCCCAGAGAGTCATGTTTAAGGAgcctatctttttttcccccccaatcAAAGTTCTGCACAGGGCAGCCCTGTTCCCATTTCCGGCAGAGCTGTGTTTGAATTGCAGAGAAGGCAAGCCATGGAGCCTCCTGGGAGGAAAGAAAAACCCAAGGCGAAAGAGCCTGTGAGCCGTGTAGAGAAAGCCAGGCAGAAATCAGCCCAGCAGGAATTGAAGCAAAGACAAAGGGCAGAGGTGAGCCTCAGCTGTTCTTGGGTAGGGGAAGGAAAATTGATTTGGAGAGGAGAAAGCTAGAAGGTACCCCCTGAAATTGTTTCCATTTAACATATAAGCTGAGTGACTTAGCTGAGCTCAGATAGCTTTCctaattagcaagcatttattaaacacctactatgtccTAGGTAATTTCAGGGAGAGACTTGACAGAATTTGTAGCACTTTCATGGCAGGAAAGAAGAATGGGCCTGTCCTGT
Protein-coding regions in this window:
- the LOC123240423 gene encoding small vasohibin-binding protein isoform X2, whose protein sequence is MERTAARGGESSAQGSPVPISGRAVFELQRRQAMEPPGRKEKPKAKEPVSRVEKARQKSAQQELKQRQRAEIYALNRVMTELEQQQFDEFCKQMQPPRE
- the LOC123240423 gene encoding small vasohibin-binding protein isoform X1 translates to MERTAARGGSGELFLAWGGSAQGSPVPISGRAVFELQRRQAMEPPGRKEKPKAKEPVSRVEKARQKSAQQELKQRQRAEIYALNRVMTELEQQQFDEFCKQMQPPRE
- the LOC123240423 gene encoding small vasohibin-binding protein isoform X3, which translates into the protein MEPPGRKEKPKAKEPVSRVEKARQKSAQQELKQRQRAEIYALNRVMTELEQQQFDEFCKQMQPPRE